A stretch of the Ictidomys tridecemlineatus isolate mIctTri1 chromosome 5, mIctTri1.hap1, whole genome shotgun sequence genome encodes the following:
- the LOC110597316 gene encoding olfactory receptor 4K13-like, giving the protein MAILNKNSSISEFILLGLSSSQELQLLFLAIFILVYVAIVVGNLLIVISVIFDNHLHSPMYFLLANLSFFDLCFSSAATPKVIADFLRKRKTISLWGCMVQIFFMHFFGGGEMSLLIAMAIDRYVAICKPLHYQTIMNRRMLIGFLVLSWSIGFIHTTSQMVFMVGLPFCGPNIVDSIFCDLPLVIKLACTDTYILELLVTVDSGLLSLVCFILLVISYIIMLVTLWQHCSRASSKAVSTLSAHITVVILFFGPAIFIYAFPFNSYSVDKFLSVFYTIITSFLNPIIYTLRNQEMKGAIKRLCSQNIVFCLDK; this is encoded by the coding sequence ATGGCTATCCTAAACAAAAATTCAAGTATTTCTGAGTTCATCCTGCTGGGACTTTCCAGTTCTCAAGAACTTCAGTTACTTTTTCTTGCCATCTTTATTCTTGTCTATGTAGCCATTGTAGTGGGGAACCTCCTCATTGTAATCTCTGTGATATTTGATAATCATCTTCACTCACCAATGTACTTCCTTCTGGCAAATCTCTCATTTTTTGACCTATGTTTTTCCTCTGCTGCAACTCCCAAAGTGATTGCAGACTTCCTCAGAAAACGCAAAACCATCTCATTGTGGGGCTGCATGGTCCAGATTTTCTTTATGCACTTCTTTGGGGGTGGTGAGATGTCTCTCTTGATAGCTATGGCCATTGACAGGTATGTGGCCATATGCAAGCCCTTGCACTACCAGACCATCATGAACCGCAGGATGCTCATTGGGTTCCTGGTGCTGTCATGGTCAATTGGATTCATTCATACCACAAGCCAAATGGTTTTTATGGTGGGTTTACCCTTCTGTGGCCCCAATATTGTGGACAGCATCTTCTGTGACCTCCCTCTGGTCATCAAGCTGGCCTGCACTGACACCTATATCCTGGAGCTCCTGGTGACTGTGGACAGTGGTCTCCTGTCCCTGGTCTGCTTCATCCTCTTGGTCATATCCTACATCATCATGTTAGTCACCCTCTGGCAGCACTGCTCCAGGGCCTCCTCCAAGGCTGTGTCCACACTCTCTGCTCACATCACTGTAGTGATCCTCTTCTTTGGCCCTGCTATCTTCATCTATGCTTTTCCATTCAATAGTTATTCTGTAGATAAGTTTCTGTCTGTGTTTTACACTATAATTACCTCCTTTCTTAATCCAATTATTTATACTCTGAGGAATCAAGAAATGAAAGGAGCCATTAAGAGATTGTGTAGTCAGAATATTGTTTTCTGTCTGGACAAGTAA